In Halictus rubicundus isolate RS-2024b chromosome 5, iyHalRubi1_principal, whole genome shotgun sequence, one genomic interval encodes:
- the LOC143354113 gene encoding uncharacterized protein LOC143354113 isoform X1 encodes MARRKIAKHADAEVVDNAAEAGDISPPKRKKTAAKPVSKPEEEKQIRLPRAAKSAKIETANTTVKPSTAKNASAKSNVKKDKEAEVDADTDSAKAKPKKKGTKAKIVSTDNSEAVLTKKKRSANTKADPKENNIKAKTTRRKAQVDGKVKEDENVVAKTARKAVNDEPTRASPKRPRAPPKRPRASPKRPRALPTRAHFNDAKNKAAEESSSSEAANVSDDENEEVQSVEPESTSLTKRGRNVKKKEEPKKSTKTQTTKQTGNMTKKGRGKKGAPTKEENGDTEGKKTSNSTETIISNNNIQKSLDESDHKEDDSEKEDTNLLETVKEDYKITVKDEIDENDVQTVLIEGDEN; translated from the exons ATGGCACGccgaaaaattgcaaaacatgCTGATGCGGAGGTTGTAGACAATGCCGCGGAAGCCGGTGATATATCACCGCCGAAAAGGAAGAAGACCGCGGCAAAGCCCGTGAGTAAACCTGAGGAAGAAAAACAGATTCGATTACCGAGAGCCGCGAAATCGGCAAAAATCGAAACCGCCAACACAACCGTGAAACCGTCGACCGCCAAAAATGCTTCGGCGAAATCAAACGTTAAAAAGGACAAAGAAGCCGAAGTGGATGCCGATACGGATTCAG CTAAAGCAAAGCCCAAGAAGAAAGGTACAAAAGCTAAAATTGTAAGCACAGACAACTCAGAAGCAGtacttacaaagaaaaaaagatcAGCAAATACTAAGGCAGATCctaaagaaaataatataaaagccAAAACAACTAGGAGGAAAGCTCAGGTTGACGGCAAAGTAAAAG AAGATGAAAACGTGGTTGCAAAGACTGCAAGGAAAGCAGTAAACGATGAGCCTACGAGAGCTTCTCCTAAAAGACCGAGAGCTCCTCCTAAAAGACCGAGAGCCTCTCCTAAAAGACCAAGAGCTTTACCTACAAGAGCTCACTTTAATGATGCCAAAAATAAGGCTGCAGAAGAATCATCTTCCTCGGAAGCTGCTAATGTTAGTGATGATGAAAACGAGGAGGTTCAGTCGGTTGAACCGGAGTCCACTTCGTTAACCAAAAGAGGAAGAAATGTCAAAAAGAAGGAAGAACCAAAGAAATCGACTAAAACTCAAACGACTAAACAGACTGGAAATATGACAAAAAAAGGAAGAGGAAAGAAGGGAGCTCCGACaaaagaagaaaatggagaTACAGAGGGCAAGAAAACATCGAATTCAACAGAAACAATAATTAGTAACAACAACATACAGAAATCATTGGACGAAAGTGATCATAAGGAGGATGATTCTGAAAAGGAAGACACAAACTTATTAGAAACGGTAAAAGAGGATTACAAAATTACGGTTAAAGATGAAATTGATGAAAATGATGTACAGACTGTATTAATTGAAGGTGATGAAAATTAA
- the LOC143354113 gene encoding uncharacterized protein LOC143354113 isoform X2 produces MARRKIAKHADAEVVDNAAEAGDISPPKRKKTAAKPVSKPEEEKQIRLPRAAKSAKIETANTTVKPSTAKNASAKSNVKKDKEAEVDADTDSAKAKPKKKGTKAKIVSTDNSEAVLTKKKRSANTKADPKENNIKAKTTRRKAQVDGKVKEDENVVAKTARKAVNDEPTRASPKRPRAPPKRPRASPKRPRALPTRAHFNDAKNKAAEESSSSEAANVSDDENEEVQSVEPESTSLTKRGRNVKKKEEPKKSTKTQTTKQTGNMTKKGRGKKGAPTKEENGDTEGKKTSNSTETIISNNNIQKSLDESDHKEDDSEKEDTNLLETVKEDYKITVKDEIDENDVQTVLIEDKI; encoded by the exons ATGGCACGccgaaaaattgcaaaacatgCTGATGCGGAGGTTGTAGACAATGCCGCGGAAGCCGGTGATATATCACCGCCGAAAAGGAAGAAGACCGCGGCAAAGCCCGTGAGTAAACCTGAGGAAGAAAAACAGATTCGATTACCGAGAGCCGCGAAATCGGCAAAAATCGAAACCGCCAACACAACCGTGAAACCGTCGACCGCCAAAAATGCTTCGGCGAAATCAAACGTTAAAAAGGACAAAGAAGCCGAAGTGGATGCCGATACGGATTCAG CTAAAGCAAAGCCCAAGAAGAAAGGTACAAAAGCTAAAATTGTAAGCACAGACAACTCAGAAGCAGtacttacaaagaaaaaaagatcAGCAAATACTAAGGCAGATCctaaagaaaataatataaaagccAAAACAACTAGGAGGAAAGCTCAGGTTGACGGCAAAGTAAAAG AAGATGAAAACGTGGTTGCAAAGACTGCAAGGAAAGCAGTAAACGATGAGCCTACGAGAGCTTCTCCTAAAAGACCGAGAGCTCCTCCTAAAAGACCGAGAGCCTCTCCTAAAAGACCAAGAGCTTTACCTACAAGAGCTCACTTTAATGATGCCAAAAATAAGGCTGCAGAAGAATCATCTTCCTCGGAAGCTGCTAATGTTAGTGATGATGAAAACGAGGAGGTTCAGTCGGTTGAACCGGAGTCCACTTCGTTAACCAAAAGAGGAAGAAATGTCAAAAAGAAGGAAGAACCAAAGAAATCGACTAAAACTCAAACGACTAAACAGACTGGAAATATGACAAAAAAAGGAAGAGGAAAGAAGGGAGCTCCGACaaaagaagaaaatggagaTACAGAGGGCAAGAAAACATCGAATTCAACAGAAACAATAATTAGTAACAACAACATACAGAAATCATTGGACGAAAGTGATCATAAGGAGGATGATTCTGAAAAGGAAGACACAAACTTATTAGAAACGGTAAAAGAGGATTACAAAATTACGGTTAAAGATGAAATTGATGAAAATGATGTACAGACTGTATTAATTGAAG ATAAAATATAG